The Agromyces marinus genome window below encodes:
- the coaE gene encoding dephospho-CoA kinase encodes MYLIGLTGGIASGKSTVARRLVEHGAIHLDADQLARRVVEPGSACLRAIAAEFGEGMLRADGTLDRQRLGDLVFHDEDARARLNAIVHPAVRELSGRLIAEADAEDPDAVVVYDVPLLVEAQVDHPFDLVVVTSAPKRAQVSRLVEERGLDPIHAEARVDAQIGDEERRAVADVVIDTGGTIAHTMSQADALWVDVDRARRAKRAQPSG; translated from the coding sequence GTGTATCTGATCGGCCTCACCGGCGGCATCGCGTCGGGCAAGTCCACCGTCGCGCGCAGGCTCGTCGAGCACGGCGCCATCCATCTCGACGCCGACCAGCTCGCGCGTCGCGTCGTCGAACCGGGAAGCGCGTGCCTGCGGGCGATCGCCGCCGAGTTCGGCGAAGGCATGCTCCGTGCCGACGGCACGCTCGACCGACAGCGCCTCGGCGACCTCGTCTTCCACGACGAGGATGCGCGCGCACGGCTGAACGCCATCGTGCACCCGGCGGTCCGCGAACTCTCGGGTCGCCTGATCGCCGAAGCGGATGCCGAGGACCCCGACGCCGTCGTGGTGTACGACGTTCCGCTGCTCGTCGAGGCGCAGGTGGACCATCCGTTCGACCTCGTTGTCGTCACGAGCGCGCCCAAGCGCGCCCAGGTCTCGCGCCTCGTCGAGGAGCGCGGCCTCGACCCCATCCACGCCGAGGCGCGCGTCGACGCGCAGATCGGCGACGAGGAGCGGCGCGCGGTCGCGGACGTGGTCATCGACACGGGCGGGACCATCGCCCACACCATGAGCCAGGCGGACGCGCTGTGGGTGGACGTCGATCGCGCGCGGCGGGCGAAGCGGGCGCAGCCGAGCGGATGA
- the rpsA gene encoding 30S ribosomal protein S1, whose translation MTTVTTKAPKQVAINDIGSADDFLAAVEKTLKFFNDGDLIEGTVVKIDRDEVLLDVGYKTEGVIPSRELSIKHDVDPSEVVEVGDTVEALVLQKEDKEGRLILSKKRAQYERAWGDVEKIKENDGVVTGQVIEVVKGGLIVDIGLRGFLPASLIELRRVRDLTPYLGQELEAKILELDKNRNNVVLSRRALLEQTQSESRSTFLQNLHPGQIRKGVISSIVNFGAFVDLGGVDGLVHVSELSWKHIEHASEVVEVGQEVTVEVLSVELDRERVSLSLKATQEDPWQVFARTHAIGQVTPGKVTKLVPFGAFVRVADGIEGLVHISELSGRHVELAEQVVSVGEEVFVKVIDIDLERRRISLSLKQANDGVDPEGTEFDPALYGMLTEYDEQGNYKYPEGFDPETNEWREGFESAREAWEQEYAAAQARWEAHKKQVAATIAAQAEDDSFTGSSFSSDSAGSGTLADDASLAALREKLSSN comes from the coding sequence ATGACCACCGTAACGACCAAGGCACCCAAGCAGGTCGCGATCAACGACATCGGTTCTGCTGACGACTTCCTCGCCGCGGTCGAGAAGACCCTCAAGTTCTTCAACGACGGCGACCTCATCGAGGGCACCGTCGTGAAGATCGACCGCGACGAGGTCCTCCTCGACGTCGGCTACAAGACCGAGGGCGTCATCCCCTCGCGCGAACTCTCCATCAAGCACGACGTCGACCCCAGCGAGGTCGTCGAGGTCGGCGACACCGTCGAGGCCCTCGTTCTCCAGAAGGAGGACAAGGAAGGCCGTCTGATCCTGTCCAAGAAGCGCGCGCAGTACGAGCGCGCTTGGGGCGACGTGGAGAAGATCAAGGAGAACGACGGCGTCGTCACCGGCCAGGTCATCGAGGTCGTCAAGGGCGGCCTCATCGTCGACATCGGCCTGCGCGGCTTCCTGCCCGCATCGCTCATCGAGCTCCGCCGCGTCCGCGACCTCACGCCGTACCTCGGCCAGGAGCTCGAGGCCAAGATCCTCGAACTCGACAAGAACCGCAACAACGTGGTCCTGTCGCGCCGTGCCCTCCTCGAGCAGACCCAGTCGGAGTCGCGTTCGACCTTCCTCCAGAACCTCCACCCGGGCCAGATCCGCAAGGGCGTCATCTCGTCGATCGTCAACTTCGGTGCGTTCGTCGACCTCGGTGGCGTCGACGGTCTCGTCCACGTCTCGGAGCTCTCCTGGAAGCACATCGAGCACGCGTCCGAGGTCGTCGAGGTCGGCCAGGAGGTCACCGTCGAGGTGCTCTCCGTCGAGCTCGACCGCGAGCGCGTCTCGCTGTCGCTCAAGGCGACGCAGGAGGACCCGTGGCAGGTCTTCGCGCGCACGCACGCGATCGGCCAGGTCACCCCGGGCAAGGTCACCAAGCTGGTGCCGTTCGGTGCGTTCGTCCGCGTCGCAGACGGCATCGAGGGCCTCGTGCACATCTCGGAGCTGTCGGGTCGCCACGTCGAGCTGGCCGAGCAGGTCGTCTCGGTGGGCGAAGAGGTCTTCGTCAAGGTCATCGACATCGACCTCGAGCGTCGTCGCATCTCGCTGTCGCTCAAGCAGGCGAACGACGGCGTCGACCCCGAGGGCACCGAGTTCGACCCGGCGCTCTACGGCATGCTCACCGAGTACGACGAGCAGGGCAACTACAAGTACCCGGAGGGCTTCGACCCGGAGACCAACGAGTGGCGCGAGGGCTTCGAGTCCGCGCGCGAGGCGTGGGAGCAGGAGTACGCTGCCGCGCAGGCTCGCTGGGAGGCGCACAAGAAGCAGGTCGCGGCCACGATCGCGGCCCAGGCGGAAGACGACTCGTTCACGGGTTCGTCGTTCTCGAGCGACTCGGCCGGGTCCGGCACCCTCGCCGACGACGCGTCGCTCGCGGCGCTGCGCGAGAAGCTCTCGAGCAACTGA